In the Fibrobacter sp. UWR3 genome, one interval contains:
- a CDS encoding NuoM family protein — MLLHLLVFAPFVAAILMVLNSKEDFRSATRMAILFAVVFLGLSVALVSGGNIATTPVEWFWIPGCKGPTYYYLYSHGLGAWMVFLSCGLSLVALISARGLFGNNYRNFAIGIFSLMGAMNGTFLAADAVLFFFFFEAMVIPAAVLIAGFGGEKRKEAAMTFAIYTLVGSAPMMVALWYLLTIADNSLLLSVALAVQSLPENTQLVLLLCFLIAFIVKTPIFPFHGWQAITYSEAPAPLSAILTGAMSKAGVFGFIAWVLPVFPFNMTEISTMVWLGLASAIYGALMALRARDGKKLLAFSSMSHLGIAVAGVFSLSEAMLPAVLVLLVAHGISAGVQYYLIGIAERMTGTRDINEMGGLAHKAPAFSFLFGAAGVMALAVPGTAGFIGEFTVLLSLWDLSPVCAGIMGFSMILSAAYVLRFIQKVIFGEAKRECKEGVKVSGIEGVAYGAMLLLLLVFGFHPSFVTESLLINDASAVEQTEGAPVAEELVVEEEVEEEEEGEVEPLESHIVTSSDIGKLDSSLVKAGFSEEERKELIRQVIETEANIARSTVLAQEKQAREEETQVRGVEDKDYELNDAEMDAHPATDAAPVNEKEASND; from the coding sequence ATGCTTTTACATCTCCTTGTCTTTGCCCCGTTTGTTGCCGCCATCCTGATGGTCCTCAACTCCAAGGAAGACTTCAGGTCGGCGACCCGCATGGCGATTCTCTTCGCCGTCGTGTTCCTCGGGCTTTCCGTCGCTCTTGTCTCGGGCGGGAACATCGCCACCACTCCGGTGGAATGGTTCTGGATTCCCGGCTGCAAGGGCCCCACGTACTACTACCTCTACAGCCACGGTCTGGGCGCCTGGATGGTGTTCCTCTCTTGCGGGCTTTCGCTCGTGGCCCTCATCTCTGCACGCGGGCTTTTCGGGAACAACTACCGCAACTTCGCCATCGGGATTTTCTCCTTGATGGGTGCGATGAACGGTACGTTCCTTGCCGCCGACGCAGTGCTGTTCTTCTTCTTCTTCGAAGCGATGGTTATTCCGGCTGCCGTCCTGATAGCGGGCTTCGGCGGCGAGAAGCGCAAGGAAGCGGCCATGACGTTTGCAATCTACACGCTGGTCGGTTCTGCCCCGATGATGGTGGCGCTCTGGTACCTGCTCACGATTGCGGACAACTCGCTGCTCCTCTCCGTGGCGCTCGCAGTGCAGAGCCTGCCGGAAAACACGCAGCTCGTGCTGCTCTTGTGCTTCCTGATTGCGTTTATCGTGAAGACCCCGATTTTCCCGTTCCACGGTTGGCAGGCGATTACCTATTCCGAGGCTCCGGCTCCGCTCTCGGCTATCCTTACGGGTGCCATGAGTAAGGCTGGCGTGTTCGGGTTCATTGCCTGGGTGCTTCCGGTGTTCCCCTTCAACATGACCGAGATTTCTACGATGGTGTGGCTCGGGCTTGCTTCCGCAATCTACGGCGCCCTGATGGCGCTCCGTGCGCGCGACGGCAAGAAACTGCTTGCGTTCAGTTCCATGAGCCACTTGGGCATTGCGGTCGCGGGCGTGTTCAGCCTCTCCGAGGCGATGCTCCCGGCAGTTCTCGTGTTGCTGGTGGCCCACGGTATTTCGGCCGGCGTGCAGTACTACCTGATTGGAATTGCCGAGCGCATGACGGGCACGCGCGACATCAACGAAATGGGCGGGCTTGCCCACAAGGCGCCTGCGTTCAGTTTCCTGTTCGGTGCTGCCGGCGTGATGGCTCTTGCGGTTCCCGGAACGGCGGGCTTTATCGGTGAATTCACCGTGCTGCTTTCCCTGTGGGACCTGAGCCCGGTTTGCGCGGGCATCATGGGATTCTCCATGATTCTCTCTGCGGCCTACGTGCTCCGCTTTATCCAGAAGGTCATCTTCGGCGAGGCGAAGCGCGAATGCAAGGAAGGCGTGAAGGTCTCGGGCATCGAGGGTGTTGCCTACGGTGCGATGCTCCTGCTTCTCCTCGTGTTCGGTTTCCACCCGTCATTCGTGACGGAATCCCTGCTTATCAATGACGCATCTGCAGTCGAACAGACCGAGGGCGCGCCTGTTGCCGAAGAGCTGGTCGTTGAGGAAGAAGTCGAAGAAGAGGAGGAAGGCGAGGTCGAACCGCTCGAATCCCACATCGTTACTTCCAGCGATATCGGCAAGCTCGATTCCTCGCTGGTGAAGGCGGGCTTCTCCGAAGAAGAACGCAAGGAACTTATCCGCCAGGTTATTGAGACCGAGGCGAACATTGCGCGCTCCACGGTGCTTGCCCAAGAAAAGCAGGCTCGCGAAGAAGAAACTCAGGTCCGCGGCGTCGAAGACAAGGACTACGAACTCAATGATGCCGAAATGGACGCTCACCCCGCGACAGATGCCGCTCCGGTGAACGAGAAGGAGGCTTCCAATGACTAG
- the nuoL gene encoding NADH-quinone oxidoreductase subunit L, with the protein MTNIPLWLIPLFPLLGTIILGSIAVASSSNKKGAPEGIVGAIAVLLPAMSFVSVAALATNMPVSGIRETLCNWIDIPLLKVDIGFLFDALSRIMLLFVTGIGTLIALYSIGYMHGDRGFARFFAYINLFLFSMIVLVLSDSLLLTFLGWEGVGLCSYLLIGFWNKDIKNCKAANKAFIVNRVGDIGFLLGMLCLVTVGGAGALNYDLLNQFIQMVIAGGHVELVLPMLTLASVMFFVGCTGKSAQIPLLTWLPDAMAGPTPVSALIHAATMVTSGVYLVARLSNMFVLCPDVLNLILVVGALTAFWAAFAGLFQNDIKKVLAYSTISQLGYMFMAAGVSAFDASIFHVFTHAFFKASLFLGAGAVIHALAGEQDMRRMGGMIKKTPVTACVMIFAFLAIVGFPGFAGFWSKDLILERIFTNCNWVFTGTWLADGAVPMNKIFYVTGLFTAVITAVYMGRLIIMTFFGEYRGDKETESHIHEAPAVMLIPMVVLTFGSIFAGYLWAESIGITFFADSLAPVLGAAQAFDPARMFSPDMMLEEFIPRVTTHVNPMLFAALGTLAALFGMFVAWKGWGKADIKASAKGSSTAPEGYAKGWTFLWDYVHLFFIKVVLIVAWICDVVVDKVLQAFQWTLSAIVSIVGDGATVFQVRKVRLQLTLSLFGVALLVLVVLLTGGLV; encoded by the coding sequence ATGACGAATATTCCTTTATGGCTCATTCCGCTTTTCCCGCTGCTCGGAACCATCATCCTCGGGAGCATCGCCGTCGCTTCTTCGTCTAACAAGAAGGGCGCCCCCGAAGGTATCGTGGGTGCGATTGCCGTGCTGCTCCCGGCGATGTCGTTCGTGAGTGTCGCTGCCCTCGCTACGAATATGCCTGTCTCCGGCATCCGCGAGACGCTCTGCAACTGGATTGATATTCCGCTCCTCAAGGTGGATATCGGATTCCTGTTCGATGCTCTCTCCCGCATCATGCTCCTGTTCGTGACGGGTATCGGCACGCTCATCGCGCTGTACTCCATCGGTTACATGCACGGCGACCGCGGCTTTGCCCGCTTCTTCGCCTACATCAACCTGTTCCTGTTCAGCATGATTGTGCTCGTGCTTTCCGATAGCCTGCTTCTCACGTTCCTCGGCTGGGAAGGCGTGGGGCTCTGCTCCTACCTGCTCATCGGCTTCTGGAACAAGGATATCAAGAACTGCAAGGCCGCCAACAAGGCATTCATCGTGAACCGCGTGGGCGATATCGGGTTCTTGCTCGGTATGCTCTGCCTCGTTACGGTTGGCGGTGCTGGCGCCCTCAACTACGACCTGCTCAACCAGTTTATCCAGATGGTCATTGCTGGCGGGCACGTGGAACTCGTGCTCCCGATGCTCACACTCGCTTCTGTCATGTTCTTCGTGGGTTGCACGGGTAAGTCCGCGCAGATTCCGCTCCTTACGTGGCTGCCCGATGCCATGGCGGGTCCGACTCCGGTTTCGGCCCTCATCCATGCCGCGACCATGGTCACGAGCGGTGTCTACCTGGTGGCGCGCCTCTCCAACATGTTCGTGCTCTGCCCCGACGTGCTGAACCTCATTCTCGTCGTGGGTGCGTTGACCGCCTTCTGGGCTGCATTCGCGGGCCTCTTCCAGAACGATATCAAGAAGGTGCTTGCCTACTCGACGATTAGCCAGCTCGGTTACATGTTCATGGCCGCGGGCGTATCTGCGTTCGATGCTTCCATCTTCCACGTGTTCACTCATGCATTCTTCAAGGCGTCGCTCTTCCTCGGTGCGGGTGCGGTTATCCACGCGCTTGCAGGCGAGCAGGACATGCGCCGCATGGGTGGCATGATCAAGAAGACTCCGGTCACTGCCTGCGTGATGATTTTCGCGTTCCTCGCGATTGTCGGGTTCCCCGGTTTTGCAGGCTTCTGGTCCAAGGATTTGATTCTTGAACGCATCTTCACGAACTGCAACTGGGTATTCACGGGAACCTGGCTTGCCGATGGCGCCGTTCCCATGAACAAGATTTTCTACGTGACGGGCCTCTTCACTGCGGTTATCACTGCGGTGTACATGGGTCGCCTCATCATCATGACGTTCTTTGGCGAATACCGCGGCGACAAGGAAACCGAATCGCACATCCACGAGGCTCCCGCCGTGATGCTCATCCCGATGGTCGTGCTCACGTTCGGTTCCATCTTCGCGGGTTACCTGTGGGCGGAATCCATCGGCATCACTTTCTTTGCCGATTCGCTCGCTCCGGTGCTCGGTGCCGCTCAGGCGTTCGACCCCGCACGCATGTTTAGCCCCGACATGATGCTCGAGGAATTTATCCCGCGCGTCACGACGCACGTGAACCCGATGCTCTTTGCCGCGCTCGGTACGCTTGCTGCTCTCTTCGGCATGTTCGTTGCCTGGAAGGGCTGGGGCAAGGCCGATATCAAGGCTTCTGCGAAGGGCTCTTCTACCGCTCCCGAGGGCTATGCCAAGGGCTGGACGTTCCTTTGGGACTACGTCCACCTGTTCTTTATCAAGGTTGTGCTTATTGTCGCCTGGATTTGCGACGTAGTTGTCGACAAGGTGCTGCAGGCGTTCCAGTGGACGCTCTCGGCCATCGTCTCCATCGTGGGCGACGGCGCGACCGTGTTCCAGGTTCGCAAGGTGCGCCTGCAACTTACGCTTAGCCTGTTCGGCGTGGCGCTCCTTGTGCTTGTTGTTCTCTTGACTGGAGGTTTGGTCTAA
- the nuoK gene encoding NADH-quinone oxidoreductase subunit NuoK, whose translation MELQPIFIQLLALALFAIGIMVAISRRNLFFVLMGIELALNAVNLSFVGFAKTLPDTMSVAGQIIPLFSIAIAAAEACVGFAMVIFIFRNRESIDADTYSDMRG comes from the coding sequence ATGGAACTCCAACCCATTTTCATCCAGCTGCTTGCCCTGGCGCTCTTTGCCATCGGTATCATGGTGGCTATTTCCAGGCGGAACCTGTTCTTTGTGCTCATGGGCATTGAACTTGCCCTGAACGCGGTGAACCTCTCCTTCGTGGGCTTCGCGAAGACGCTCCCCGATACCATGAGTGTCGCGGGCCAGATCATTCCGCTGTTCTCCATCGCCATTGCCGCCGCCGAGGCGTGCGTGGGCTTTGCAATGGTCATCTTTATCTTCCGCAACCGCGAAAGTATCGATGCCGACACCTATTCCGATATGAGGGGCTAA
- a CDS encoding NADH-quinone oxidoreductase subunit J — translation MLALIYFIILAVITLGAAACVLLSRHPLYGGLSLIVSMVSLAGIYGLIGSPFLGVVQVMVYAGAIMMLVTFVIMVLNGARDSKTPMFDKVSLFIIPAVIVLAGLVGFALVRSPLAFDTTTLRGSVALTSKTLFDVAQTGPGYFVLFEALGLLLLSSMVAAVLLAKKRLGSVESENMEDKH, via the coding sequence ATGTTAGCCCTGATTTATTTCATCATTCTCGCGGTGATTACGCTCGGTGCCGCTGCGTGCGTGCTCCTGAGCCGTCATCCTCTCTACGGCGGCCTTTCGCTCATCGTTTCGATGGTCTCGCTCGCCGGAATCTACGGCCTCATCGGTAGCCCGTTCCTGGGTGTCGTGCAGGTCATGGTCTACGCCGGTGCAATCATGATGCTCGTTACGTTCGTCATCATGGTGCTGAACGGTGCCCGCGATTCCAAGACTCCGATGTTCGACAAGGTGTCGCTCTTCATTATCCCGGCGGTTATCGTGCTCGCTGGCCTCGTGGGCTTTGCGCTGGTGCGTAGCCCGCTCGCGTTCGATACGACGACGCTCCGCGGCTCTGTCGCCCTCACGTCCAAGACTCTCTTCGACGTGGCTCAGACTGGCCCCGGCTACTTCGTGCTCTTCGAGGCACTTGGCCTGCTGCTGCTTTCTTCGATGGTGGCTGCGGTGCTTCTCGCGAAGAAGCGTCTCGGATCCGTTGAATCTGAAAATATGGAGGATAAACACTGA
- a CDS encoding NADH-quinone oxidoreductase subunit I, whose product MRVIRQKPMTLGERLYIFEALRGLFTTLKHAARGLFRYEELPTISYPEGQPEVRNTYRAKHRLMLRPDGTPRCVACGMCAAACPAHCIFIEATASDDPRIEKKVKRFDIDHLTCVFCGLCVEACPVDALRMDTKKISFEHRSREEFVAHLEDLTNWDPKDYPDDEQSQVAPGGTKNAEARKVWGMEVK is encoded by the coding sequence ATGCGCGTTATTAGACAGAAACCCATGACCTTGGGCGAACGCCTCTACATTTTCGAGGCCCTGCGTGGCTTGTTCACGACGCTCAAGCACGCTGCCCGCGGTCTGTTCCGCTACGAAGAACTCCCGACGATTTCTTACCCGGAAGGCCAGCCGGAAGTCCGCAATACCTACCGTGCCAAGCACCGCCTGATGTTGCGCCCCGATGGCACTCCGCGCTGTGTCGCCTGCGGCATGTGTGCGGCTGCCTGCCCGGCCCACTGCATCTTTATCGAGGCAACAGCCAGTGATGACCCGCGCATTGAGAAGAAGGTCAAGCGCTTCGACATCGATCACTTGACCTGCGTGTTCTGCGGCCTCTGTGTGGAAGCCTGCCCGGTGGATGCACTGCGCATGGACACGAAGAAGATTTCCTTTGAACACCGCTCCCGCGAGGAGTTTGTCGCCCACCTCGAGGACCTCACCAACTGGGATCCGAAGGATTACCCGGACGACGAACAGAGCCAGGTGGCTCCGGGCGGTACCAAGAATGCCGAGGCCAGAAAGGTCTGGGGAATGGAGGTTAAGTAA
- a CDS encoding complex I subunit 1 family protein, with product MDIIESKTWIEWLITIAKFAFCFVPVLYILLLIPMERRGAGFMQDRQGPNRSYIKIPYFGKIRLLGYVQNMCDGTKLFFKEMFAPAGVNKVLYYVAPAIPFAIVFLSPCVIPWFGPMVFEWGGQMVRIPGSIIDSDVGVLLLFGFSSLSAFGAVLAGWASKSKYSFLGALRTSSMTISYEVCLGLSMMGILLLAGSFNLTDIVSWQEHHVWGIVAQPVAFFCFLIASIAETGRAPFDVAEGEPELVAGYHTEYGAMQFGLFYMGEYSHICINSFLIATLFLGGYSVPFITTETMQAHMGGSLAVLCGVLAFLALAFLHMIHRYSKKLAATNLTNRFEILREYKLYNIVAWTAVVVLVILAFFAWFFYNPQSMVIGGVAVGSLSTALGTALIHLLVLVVKSVFFCWVWIWVRWTLPRFRYDHVMSLGWKIILNIALINLVVTAVIAKLVGGN from the coding sequence ATGGATATTATTGAATCCAAAACCTGGATAGAATGGCTCATCACGATTGCGAAGTTCGCCTTCTGCTTCGTGCCGGTGCTGTATATCCTTCTCCTTATCCCGATGGAACGTCGTGGTGCGGGCTTCATGCAGGACCGTCAGGGCCCGAACCGCTCGTACATCAAGATTCCGTACTTCGGCAAGATCCGCTTGCTCGGTTACGTACAGAACATGTGCGACGGTACCAAGCTGTTCTTCAAGGAAATGTTCGCCCCCGCGGGCGTGAACAAGGTGCTCTACTACGTGGCTCCGGCAATCCCGTTCGCCATCGTGTTCCTGAGCCCCTGCGTTATCCCGTGGTTTGGCCCGATGGTGTTCGAGTGGGGCGGCCAGATGGTCCGCATCCCGGGTTCCATCATCGATTCCGACGTGGGCGTGCTCCTGCTGTTCGGTTTCAGCTCGCTTTCCGCATTCGGCGCCGTATTGGCCGGTTGGGCGTCCAAGTCCAAGTACAGCTTCCTCGGTGCGCTGCGTACGAGTTCCATGACCATCAGTTACGAAGTGTGCCTCGGCCTCTCTATGATGGGCATCCTGCTCCTCGCGGGTTCCTTCAACCTGACCGATATCGTTAGCTGGCAGGAACATCACGTCTGGGGTATCGTTGCCCAGCCGGTGGCGTTCTTCTGCTTCCTGATTGCAAGTATCGCCGAAACCGGCCGCGCCCCGTTCGACGTCGCCGAAGGCGAGCCCGAACTGGTCGCCGGTTACCATACCGAATACGGCGCCATGCAGTTCGGCCTGTTCTACATGGGTGAATACTCGCATATCTGCATCAACAGTTTCCTCATTGCAACACTCTTCCTGGGTGGCTACTCGGTGCCGTTCATTACGACCGAGACGATGCAGGCACACATGGGCGGCTCCCTTGCGGTGCTTTGCGGCGTGCTCGCGTTCCTCGCGCTCGCCTTCTTGCACATGATTCACCGCTATTCTAAGAAGCTCGCTGCGACAAACCTCACGAACCGTTTTGAAATCCTGCGCGAATACAAGCTCTACAACATTGTGGCATGGACCGCAGTCGTGGTGCTCGTGATTCTCGCCTTCTTCGCCTGGTTCTTCTACAATCCGCAGTCCATGGTCATCGGCGGCGTCGCCGTCGGCAGCCTCTCGACTGCCCTCGGAACCGCGCTCATCCACCTGCTGGTGCTCGTGGTCAAGAGCGTGTTCTTCTGCTGGGTGTGGATCTGGGTGCGCTGGACACTCCCGCGCTTCCGCTATGACCACGTGATGAGCCTCGGCTGGAAGATTATTCTGAATATCGCCCTCATCAACCTTGTGGTGACTGCGGTCATCGCGAAGCTTGTAGGAGGTAACTAA
- a CDS encoding 2Fe-2S iron-sulfur cluster-binding protein has protein sequence MSNYYNMPKLPTENSPKVEIFVDDKPVMVPGDTNLLEALKAVGIETPHVCYHPYLPVSGNCRQCLVEQEGPRGRMLVIACYTPVSPGMKIYTPASSARVKNARKATQEFMLVNHPLDCPICDKAGECTLQENYMEAGQNESRMRPEYGKNYHGNPAHQFIDAKGQLRGGKHVDLGPRVLLDEERCVQCDRCVRFMRSIAGSEQLQLAGRADHTYITTFPGEKLDHEYDLCVTDVCPVGAMTAKYFRFQKRVWLLSHTPTISMDDSLGANIWLDYADGHIYRVMPRCNPVVNRSWLSNTSRLAFQQFDKNRLPAMEVHTPSFGNGKIALVAGGTCTLEDLAAIRMLKETLGDRAEIFGGSLLKVNAPDGIAKSGDPVANRAGMKLLGFADVADFMKRATEFETLVTVNADLFGEDPAAAGVLEKINCRIAITPFDDATAKKATIAMGVRHWSEVQGTMVNSLNMLQKLNACPVCPDENLWAAYQVVSYMAGSKFEAAADAFRQAGEYAPVLAGLTYDAIKSTGKLLEGGEA, from the coding sequence ATGAGTAACTACTACAACATGCCGAAACTCCCGACCGAGAACAGCCCGAAGGTGGAAATCTTCGTGGACGATAAGCCGGTGATGGTTCCTGGCGATACGAACCTGCTCGAGGCCCTCAAGGCTGTCGGGATTGAAACTCCTCACGTATGTTACCATCCTTACCTCCCGGTATCGGGTAACTGCCGCCAGTGCCTGGTGGAACAGGAAGGCCCGCGTGGCCGCATGCTCGTGATTGCATGCTACACGCCGGTTTCTCCGGGTATGAAGATTTACACGCCGGCATCCAGTGCCCGCGTGAAGAACGCCCGCAAGGCCACGCAGGAATTTATGCTGGTGAACCACCCGCTCGATTGCCCGATTTGCGACAAGGCCGGTGAATGCACCCTGCAAGAGAACTACATGGAAGCGGGCCAGAACGAATCTCGTATGCGCCCGGAATACGGCAAGAACTACCACGGCAATCCCGCGCACCAGTTCATTGACGCGAAGGGCCAGCTCCGTGGCGGTAAGCACGTGGACTTGGGCCCCCGCGTGTTGCTCGACGAGGAACGCTGCGTGCAGTGCGACCGTTGCGTGCGCTTTATGCGTAGCATCGCCGGTTCCGAACAGCTGCAGCTCGCCGGCCGTGCCGACCACACCTACATCACCACGTTCCCGGGTGAAAAGCTCGATCACGAATACGACCTGTGCGTGACGGACGTGTGCCCCGTGGGTGCGATGACCGCGAAGTATTTCCGCTTCCAGAAGCGCGTCTGGTTGCTCAGCCACACGCCGACTATTTCGATGGACGATTCCCTCGGCGCAAACATTTGGCTCGATTACGCCGACGGTCACATCTATCGCGTGATGCCGCGTTGCAACCCGGTGGTGAACCGCAGCTGGCTTTCTAACACGAGCCGCCTTGCGTTCCAGCAGTTTGACAAGAACCGCCTCCCGGCAATGGAAGTGCATACTCCGTCTTTCGGGAACGGCAAGATTGCCCTCGTTGCGGGCGGAACTTGCACGCTCGAAGACCTCGCCGCAATCCGCATGCTCAAGGAAACTCTCGGTGACCGCGCTGAAATCTTCGGCGGCTCCCTTTTGAAGGTGAACGCTCCCGACGGTATCGCGAAGAGCGGTGACCCGGTGGCGAACCGCGCCGGCATGAAGCTCCTGGGCTTTGCCGATGTGGCCGACTTCATGAAGCGCGCCACTGAATTCGAGACCCTCGTGACGGTGAACGCCGACCTGTTCGGCGAGGACCCGGCTGCGGCTGGCGTTCTCGAGAAAATCAATTGCCGTATCGCCATCACCCCGTTCGACGATGCTACCGCGAAGAAGGCGACCATCGCGATGGGTGTACGCCACTGGAGCGAAGTCCAGGGCACGATGGTGAACAGCCTCAACATGCTGCAGAAACTGAACGCCTGCCCGGTCTGCCCCGACGAAAATCTCTGGGCTGCCTACCAGGTGGTATCTTACATGGCCGGGTCCAAGTTCGAGGCCGCAGCCGACGCCTTCAGACAGGCGGGCGAGTATGCGCCGGTCCTCGCCGGGCTCACGTACGATGCTATCAAGAGCACAGGCAAACTCCTCGAAGGAGGTGAAGCATAA
- the nuoF gene encoding NADH-quinone oxidoreductase subunit NuoF translates to MAECVKVCTANFGKGAQDIEVYKKLGGYANISERLFNMSQFELIDYVQRSNLRGRGGAGFPTGMKWSFVPRNSGKPVYIVVNADEGEGGTFKDHFLMMEDPHRLIEGLIIAAWALGSRAAYIYCRGEFLPCIESINKALNQAYAAGYLGENIMGTKFCFDIFVHRGAGAYICGEETALINSLEGQKGQPRLKPPFPAVSGAWKSPTCVNNVETIMALPWILQHDPSEYAKMGTPRAGGTKVFCISGDVKNPGVYEAPLGTPMMTMINEYAGGIVGGNLKAVLPGGSSCAPLNAGECAVATMDYECLASMKTMFGSGAMIVINDTHNMAELLNVLGNFYSHESCGQCTPCREGTGLLHRILNQIVKGKGHDGDVELMQSLSGGFGGVTICPLSISLGGPVSSYTAKFREDFDELIAKNPDHAKPRVQENYRPGIFW, encoded by the coding sequence ATGGCTGAATGTGTAAAAGTTTGTACAGCGAATTTCGGCAAGGGCGCCCAGGACATTGAAGTCTACAAGAAGCTGGGCGGCTACGCGAACATTTCGGAACGCCTGTTCAACATGAGCCAGTTCGAACTCATCGACTACGTACAACGTTCTAACCTCCGCGGTCGTGGCGGCGCAGGCTTCCCGACCGGCATGAAGTGGAGCTTCGTGCCCCGCAATTCCGGCAAGCCCGTGTACATCGTGGTGAACGCTGACGAAGGCGAAGGCGGTACGTTCAAGGATCACTTCCTGATGATGGAAGATCCGCACCGCCTCATCGAAGGCCTGATTATCGCGGCTTGGGCGCTCGGAAGCCGCGCGGCATACATCTACTGCCGCGGCGAGTTCCTGCCCTGCATCGAGAGCATCAACAAGGCCCTGAACCAGGCGTACGCCGCCGGTTACCTCGGCGAGAACATCATGGGCACCAAGTTCTGCTTCGATATCTTCGTGCATCGCGGCGCCGGCGCCTACATCTGCGGTGAAGAAACTGCTCTTATCAACTCGCTCGAAGGCCAGAAGGGCCAGCCCCGCCTTAAGCCGCCTTTCCCGGCGGTAAGCGGTGCCTGGAAGTCCCCGACCTGCGTGAACAACGTGGAAACCATCATGGCTCTCCCGTGGATTCTGCAGCACGACCCGAGCGAATACGCCAAGATGGGTACGCCCCGTGCCGGCGGTACGAAGGTGTTCTGCATCAGTGGCGACGTGAAGAACCCGGGCGTGTACGAGGCTCCTCTCGGAACCCCGATGATGACGATGATTAACGAATATGCCGGCGGTATCGTAGGCGGGAATCTGAAGGCTGTGCTGCCGGGCGGTTCTTCCTGTGCTCCGCTGAACGCGGGCGAATGTGCCGTAGCCACGATGGACTACGAATGCCTCGCCTCCATGAAGACGATGTTCGGTTCGGGCGCCATGATCGTGATTAACGATACGCACAACATGGCGGAACTCCTGAACGTGCTTGGCAACTTCTACAGCCACGAATCCTGCGGCCAGTGCACTCCGTGCCGCGAAGGTACCGGACTCCTGCACCGCATTCTGAACCAGATTGTGAAAGGCAAGGGTCACGATGGCGACGTGGAACTGATGCAGAGCCTGTCTGGCGGCTTTGGCGGCGTGACGATTTGCCCGCTGTCCATTTCGCTCGGTGGCCCCGTGAGCAGCTACACCGCAAAGTTCCGCGAGGACTTTGACGAACTGATTGCAAAGAACCCCGACCACGCCAAGCCGCGTGTTCAGGAAAACTATCGTCCTGGAATTTTCTGGTAA
- a CDS encoding NAD(P)H-dependent oxidoreductase subunit E, with product MREHIQGAVQFVSNNHLKFDGPSEAIAALPDPGQTFGYVNKPVPQPAPKEVLAKLDTPEIKERCADLLSRYPVGQGALLEVLWLVQGVFGWVPTEGIRWAANVCGCAPAHALGVATFYTMYNHAPKGKFLLQFCRNISCSIKGAQPLIKYVENKLGVKSGETTPDGMFTVLQVECLGSCGNGPMMLVNDDFATDVVDGELKMKRGTTLTEASIDRIIDWCKAHVNDMPKHDVLGGVVKGHCGHPGAPGATAKPQVADYAPPSPVLNVKAEADETGATLTWKGAPEFTKIVVEKKNGSSWVAVGEPGVKDKAFVDAAGKVGDIYRMIATSGERTAKPSNEAVTTQKPAPVEEAK from the coding sequence ATGAGAGAACATATTCAAGGTGCAGTCCAGTTCGTTTCGAACAACCATTTGAAGTTTGATGGTCCGAGCGAAGCTATTGCGGCTCTTCCGGATCCGGGTCAGACTTTTGGCTATGTGAACAAGCCTGTTCCGCAGCCTGCCCCGAAGGAAGTGCTTGCGAAACTCGATACTCCCGAAATCAAGGAACGCTGCGCGGACCTGCTCAGCCGTTACCCGGTGGGCCAGGGTGCACTCCTCGAAGTGCTGTGGCTCGTGCAGGGCGTGTTCGGCTGGGTGCCGACGGAAGGCATCCGCTGGGCGGCCAACGTTTGCGGTTGCGCTCCGGCCCATGCGCTCGGTGTTGCGACGTTCTATACCATGTATAACCACGCCCCCAAGGGCAAGTTCCTGCTGCAGTTCTGCCGCAACATCAGCTGCTCCATCAAGGGCGCCCAGCCGCTCATCAAGTATGTGGAAAACAAGCTCGGCGTCAAGAGCGGCGAAACCACTCCCGACGGCATGTTTACCGTGCTCCAGGTGGAATGCCTGGGTAGCTGCGGCAACGGCCCGATGATGCTCGTGAACGATGACTTCGCGACCGACGTCGTGGACGGCGAACTCAAGATGAAGCGCGGTACGACCCTTACCGAAGCAAGCATCGATCGCATTATCGACTGGTGCAAGGCTCACGTGAACGACATGCCGAAGCACGACGTGCTTGGCGGTGTGGTGAAGGGTCACTGTGGTCACCCCGGTGCTCCGGGCGCAACTGCCAAGCCGCAGGTTGCCGACTACGCTCCGCCTTCTCCGGTGTTGAACGTGAAGGCCGAAGCCGACGAGACGGGTGCCACCCTCACATGGAAGGGCGCTCCCGAATTCACGAAGATTGTGGTGGAAAAGAAGAACGGCTCTTCTTGGGTCGCGGTGGGCGAGCCCGGCGTGAAGGACAAGGCTTTTGTGGATGCTGCCGGCAAGGTCGGCGATATCTACCGCATGATTGCCACTTCGGGCGAACGCACGGCCAAGCCCTCTAACGAGGCCGTGACCACCCAGAAGCCGGCTCCGGTCGAGGAGGCTAAGTAA